In Phyllopteryx taeniolatus isolate TA_2022b chromosome 8, UOR_Ptae_1.2, whole genome shotgun sequence, one genomic interval encodes:
- the LOC133482392 gene encoding segment polarity protein dishevelled homolog DVL-3-like gives MPWCSFLCCADVKRASWAGSGLCERRKRVGKKCQRHRQLRFGVRASRRIFRSSKALYVALGRCALPLAVRESVSGVSDSSTSSNVMTVTLNLGLPQNYYKAATRRLQYNSRLLHELRHEYYSWSRHQYGRGCFPHKNACARAFLWVCVGTCACVCAEKCNFLGVSVLGESPDDVGGVYVGGVYVGSVAEDGAAAADGRVSAGDVLIRVNEVSLEKVSGSMAVQVLRDAVKKPGPLTLTLLKFWDPKPTGVFMLPRGEPVRPIDPASWVWHTAAMTGKLRPPYGEDEHLSVDSDMATVVKAMMKSDSGVAVRDRMWLKIVIPDAFTGSDAVRWLRRNLVGVAKRADALRYAAELLERRFIRHAVNAQTHKRFAQQRYYVVGDLTEMSPMDHRDGRGRGADLCTTSSGDRLDHGDQSDQKDHLDRTLTSLTTMDHSEHRD, from the exons GCGTCCGAGCGAGCCGCCGCATCTTCCGCTCCAGTAAAGCTCTTTACGTTGCGCTCGGCCGCTGCGCTCTCCCGTTGGCCGTG cgAGAGTCAGTCAGCGGCGTGAGCGACTCCTCGACATCGAGCAACGTGATGACCGTCACTTTGAACTTGG GACTACCACAAAACTATTACAAAGCCGCTACACGACGACTACAATACAACTCGAGGCTTCTACATGAACTACGACATGAATACTACTCATGGTCACGACATCAGTACGGTCGTGGCTGCTTTCCTCACAAAaatgcgtgtgcgcgtgcgttcTTGTGGGTGTGCGTTggcacgtgtgcgtgcgtgtgcgcagaGAAGTGTAACTTCCTGGGTGTCAGCGTGCTTGGGGAAAGTCCGGATGACGTCGGCGGCGTGTACGTCGGCGGCGTGTACGTCGGATCCGTCGCGGAGGACGGCGCCGCGGCGGCCGACGGACGCGTGAGCGCGGGGGACGTCTTGATACGG GTGAACGAGGTGAGCCTGGAGAAGGTGAGCGGCTCGATGGCCGTGCAGGTCCTCAGAGATGCTGTCAAGAAGCCAGG CCCGCTGACACTGACGCTGTTGAAGTTTTGGGACCCGAAGCCCACCGGCGTTTTCATGTTGCCGAGAG GGGAGCCGGTGCGTCCCATCGACCCCGCCTCCTGGGTTTGGCACACGGCCGCCATGACGGGGAAGCTCCGCCCACCTTACG GCGAAGATGAGCATCTGAGCGTGGACAGCGACATGGCGACGGTCGTCAAGGCGATGATGAAGTCTGATTCGGGCGTGGCAGTTCGGGACCGGATGTGGCTCAAGATCGTCATCCCCGACGCTTTCACAG GTAGCGACGCCGTCCGCTGGCTCCGTCGGAACCTGGTGGGCGTGGCCAAGCGCGCAGACGCTCTCCGTTACGCTGCCGAGCTGCTCGAGCGTCGATTCATCCGACACGCTGTCAACGCACAAACGCACAAACGATTCGCACAGCAGCGATATTATGTCGTGGGAG ACCTCACCGAGATGTCTCCAATGGACCATCGTGATGGGCGAGGGCGAGGAGCCGACCTCTGTACGACATCTTCAGGGGACCGTCTTGACCACGGGGACCAGTCTGATCAGAAGGACCATCTTGACCGCACACTGACTAGCTTGACCACAATGGACCATTCTGAGCACAGGGACTAG
- the mmp23bb gene encoding matrix metallopeptidase 23bb isoform X4 translates to MEVRLLLLLLMMMMMMTSQVFAVSASSHHRVSKRYTINPLGHKWTHRNITYRLESFPNTLSADATRKALGAAFSKWSDVSPLSFTEVHGCAADISIGFYAFNHSDCRSSPLHPCFDGVNGELAHAFLPPRGEIHFDKHELWIVGRSRFSWKRGVWLNDLVQVAAHEIGHALGLWHSGDPRALMHPNATFTGQRDIGRDDVAGIRRLYGCVDEKRACASWAGSGLCERRKRFMKKKCPRSCQLCFEPPEAAATPTPPPNVRVKVVPRGKVVGFRCGTKNPRSPPRVSWYKDGERIAASVPGHIALKGHDLRIVANEFNEGVYTCRLHRHGDAAAADSWRVRLRTPDNRDS, encoded by the exons ATGGAGGTCcgcttgctgctgctgctgctgatgatgatgatgatgatgacgtcaCAG GTGTTTGCCGTTAGCGCGTCATCACACCACCGCGTTAGCAAGCGCTACACCATCAACCCGCTGGGACACAAGTGGACGCACCGAAACATCACGTACAG ACTGGAGTCGTTTCCGAACACGCTGAGCGCCGACGCCACCAGGAAGGCGCTCGGCGCGGCCTTCTCCAAATGGAGCGACGTGTCGCCGCTCAGCTTCACCGAGGTCCACGGATGCGCCGCAGACATCAGCATCG GTTTCTATGCGTTCAACCACTCGGACTGCCGGTCGTCGCCCCTGCATCCGTGTTTCGACGGCGTCAATGGCGAGCTGGCTCACGCGTTCCTCCCGCCGCGCGGCGAGATCCACTTCGACAAGCACGAGTTGTGGATCGTCGGGAGGTCAAGGTTCAGCTGGAAACGAG GGGTGTGGCTCAACGACCTGGTCCAGGTGGCGGCTCACGAGATCGGCCACGCGCTGGGCCTGTGGCACTCGGGCGACCCGCGCGCCCTCATGCACCCCAACGCCACCTTCACGGGCCAGCGCGACATCGGCCGTGACGACGTCGCGGGCATTCGGAGGCTCTACG GCTGCGTGGACGAGAAGCGTGCGTGCGCGTCGTGGGCCGGCTCGGGTTTGTGCGAGCGTCGCAAGCGGTTCATGAAGAAGAAGTGCCCGCGCAGCTGCCAATTGTGCTTCG AGCCTCCGGAAGCCGCGGCCACGCCGACGCCGCCCCCCAACGTCCGGGTGAAGGTGGTCCCGCGGGGGAAGGTGGTGGGCTTCCGCTGCGGCACCAAGAACCCGCGATCGCCACCTAGAGTCAG CTGGTACAAAGACGGCGAGCGCATCGCGGCTTCTGTCCCGGGCCACATCGCGCTCAAAGGTCACGATCTCCGCATCGTGGCCAATGAGTTCAACGAGGGCGTGTACACCTGTCGCCTCCATCGCCACGGCGACGCCGCGGCCGCCGATTCCTGGCGCGTCCGACTCCGGACCCCGGACAACCGCGACAGCTGA
- the mmp23bb gene encoding matrix metallopeptidase 23bb isoform X1, with protein sequence MEVRLLLLLLMMMMMMTSQVFAVSASSHHRVSKRYTINPLGHKWTHRNITYRLESFPNTLSADATRKALGAAFSKWSDVSPLSFTEVHGCAADISIGTKEVDKCACGGTLLRTRQAGPSVRLSVFDLSFYAFNHSDCRSSPLHPCFDGVNGELAHAFLPPRGEIHFDKHELWIVGRSRFSWKRGVWLNDLVQVAAHEIGHALGLWHSGDPRALMHPNATFTGQRDIGRDDVAGIRRLYGCVDEKRACASWAGSGLCERRKRFMKKKCPRSCQLCFEPPEAAATPTPPPNVRVKVVPRGKVVGFRCGTKNPRSPPRVSWYKDGERIAASVPGHIALKGHDLRIVANEFNEGVYTCRLHRHGDAAAADSWRVRLRTPDNRDS encoded by the exons ATGGAGGTCcgcttgctgctgctgctgctgatgatgatgatgatgatgacgtcaCAG GTGTTTGCCGTTAGCGCGTCATCACACCACCGCGTTAGCAAGCGCTACACCATCAACCCGCTGGGACACAAGTGGACGCACCGAAACATCACGTACAG ACTGGAGTCGTTTCCGAACACGCTGAGCGCCGACGCCACCAGGAAGGCGCTCGGCGCGGCCTTCTCCAAATGGAGCGACGTGTCGCCGCTCAGCTTCACCGAGGTCCACGGATGCGCCGCAGACATCAGCATCGGTACCAAGGAAGTCGACAAATGCGCGTGTGGCG gcacgttgctccgcacacgacaagcAGGTCCGTCTGTCCGTCTGTCCGTCTTTGACTTGA GTTTCTATGCGTTCAACCACTCGGACTGCCGGTCGTCGCCCCTGCATCCGTGTTTCGACGGCGTCAATGGCGAGCTGGCTCACGCGTTCCTCCCGCCGCGCGGCGAGATCCACTTCGACAAGCACGAGTTGTGGATCGTCGGGAGGTCAAGGTTCAGCTGGAAACGAG GGGTGTGGCTCAACGACCTGGTCCAGGTGGCGGCTCACGAGATCGGCCACGCGCTGGGCCTGTGGCACTCGGGCGACCCGCGCGCCCTCATGCACCCCAACGCCACCTTCACGGGCCAGCGCGACATCGGCCGTGACGACGTCGCGGGCATTCGGAGGCTCTACG GCTGCGTGGACGAGAAGCGTGCGTGCGCGTCGTGGGCCGGCTCGGGTTTGTGCGAGCGTCGCAAGCGGTTCATGAAGAAGAAGTGCCCGCGCAGCTGCCAATTGTGCTTCG AGCCTCCGGAAGCCGCGGCCACGCCGACGCCGCCCCCCAACGTCCGGGTGAAGGTGGTCCCGCGGGGGAAGGTGGTGGGCTTCCGCTGCGGCACCAAGAACCCGCGATCGCCACCTAGAGTCAG CTGGTACAAAGACGGCGAGCGCATCGCGGCTTCTGTCCCGGGCCACATCGCGCTCAAAGGTCACGATCTCCGCATCGTGGCCAATGAGTTCAACGAGGGCGTGTACACCTGTCGCCTCCATCGCCACGGCGACGCCGCGGCCGCCGATTCCTGGCGCGTCCGACTCCGGACCCCGGACAACCGCGACAGCTGA
- the mmp23bb gene encoding matrix metallopeptidase 23bb isoform X3, with protein sequence MEVRLLLLLLMMMMMMTSQVFAVSASSHHRVSKRYTINPLGHKWTHRNITYRLESFPNTLSADATRKALGAAFSKWSDVSPLSFTEVHGCAADISIGTKEVDKCACGGFYAFNHSDCRSSPLHPCFDGVNGELAHAFLPPRGEIHFDKHELWIVGRSRFSWKRGVWLNDLVQVAAHEIGHALGLWHSGDPRALMHPNATFTGQRDIGRDDVAGIRRLYGCVDEKRACASWAGSGLCERRKRFMKKKCPRSCQLCFEPPEAAATPTPPPNVRVKVVPRGKVVGFRCGTKNPRSPPRVSWYKDGERIAASVPGHIALKGHDLRIVANEFNEGVYTCRLHRHGDAAAADSWRVRLRTPDNRDS encoded by the exons ATGGAGGTCcgcttgctgctgctgctgctgatgatgatgatgatgatgacgtcaCAG GTGTTTGCCGTTAGCGCGTCATCACACCACCGCGTTAGCAAGCGCTACACCATCAACCCGCTGGGACACAAGTGGACGCACCGAAACATCACGTACAG ACTGGAGTCGTTTCCGAACACGCTGAGCGCCGACGCCACCAGGAAGGCGCTCGGCGCGGCCTTCTCCAAATGGAGCGACGTGTCGCCGCTCAGCTTCACCGAGGTCCACGGATGCGCCGCAGACATCAGCATCGGTACCAAGGAAGTCGACAAATGCGCGTGTGGCG GTTTCTATGCGTTCAACCACTCGGACTGCCGGTCGTCGCCCCTGCATCCGTGTTTCGACGGCGTCAATGGCGAGCTGGCTCACGCGTTCCTCCCGCCGCGCGGCGAGATCCACTTCGACAAGCACGAGTTGTGGATCGTCGGGAGGTCAAGGTTCAGCTGGAAACGAG GGGTGTGGCTCAACGACCTGGTCCAGGTGGCGGCTCACGAGATCGGCCACGCGCTGGGCCTGTGGCACTCGGGCGACCCGCGCGCCCTCATGCACCCCAACGCCACCTTCACGGGCCAGCGCGACATCGGCCGTGACGACGTCGCGGGCATTCGGAGGCTCTACG GCTGCGTGGACGAGAAGCGTGCGTGCGCGTCGTGGGCCGGCTCGGGTTTGTGCGAGCGTCGCAAGCGGTTCATGAAGAAGAAGTGCCCGCGCAGCTGCCAATTGTGCTTCG AGCCTCCGGAAGCCGCGGCCACGCCGACGCCGCCCCCCAACGTCCGGGTGAAGGTGGTCCCGCGGGGGAAGGTGGTGGGCTTCCGCTGCGGCACCAAGAACCCGCGATCGCCACCTAGAGTCAG CTGGTACAAAGACGGCGAGCGCATCGCGGCTTCTGTCCCGGGCCACATCGCGCTCAAAGGTCACGATCTCCGCATCGTGGCCAATGAGTTCAACGAGGGCGTGTACACCTGTCGCCTCCATCGCCACGGCGACGCCGCGGCCGCCGATTCCTGGCGCGTCCGACTCCGGACCCCGGACAACCGCGACAGCTGA
- the mmp23bb gene encoding matrix metallopeptidase 23bb isoform X2, whose product MEVRLLLLLLMMMMMMTSQVFAVSASSHHRVSKRYTINPLGHKWTHRNITYRLESFPNTLSADATRKALGAAFSKWSDVSPLSFTEVHGCAADISIGTLLRTRQAGPSVRLSVFDLSFYAFNHSDCRSSPLHPCFDGVNGELAHAFLPPRGEIHFDKHELWIVGRSRFSWKRGVWLNDLVQVAAHEIGHALGLWHSGDPRALMHPNATFTGQRDIGRDDVAGIRRLYGCVDEKRACASWAGSGLCERRKRFMKKKCPRSCQLCFEPPEAAATPTPPPNVRVKVVPRGKVVGFRCGTKNPRSPPRVSWYKDGERIAASVPGHIALKGHDLRIVANEFNEGVYTCRLHRHGDAAAADSWRVRLRTPDNRDS is encoded by the exons ATGGAGGTCcgcttgctgctgctgctgctgatgatgatgatgatgatgacgtcaCAG GTGTTTGCCGTTAGCGCGTCATCACACCACCGCGTTAGCAAGCGCTACACCATCAACCCGCTGGGACACAAGTGGACGCACCGAAACATCACGTACAG ACTGGAGTCGTTTCCGAACACGCTGAGCGCCGACGCCACCAGGAAGGCGCTCGGCGCGGCCTTCTCCAAATGGAGCGACGTGTCGCCGCTCAGCTTCACCGAGGTCCACGGATGCGCCGCAGACATCAGCATCG gcacgttgctccgcacacgacaagcAGGTCCGTCTGTCCGTCTGTCCGTCTTTGACTTGA GTTTCTATGCGTTCAACCACTCGGACTGCCGGTCGTCGCCCCTGCATCCGTGTTTCGACGGCGTCAATGGCGAGCTGGCTCACGCGTTCCTCCCGCCGCGCGGCGAGATCCACTTCGACAAGCACGAGTTGTGGATCGTCGGGAGGTCAAGGTTCAGCTGGAAACGAG GGGTGTGGCTCAACGACCTGGTCCAGGTGGCGGCTCACGAGATCGGCCACGCGCTGGGCCTGTGGCACTCGGGCGACCCGCGCGCCCTCATGCACCCCAACGCCACCTTCACGGGCCAGCGCGACATCGGCCGTGACGACGTCGCGGGCATTCGGAGGCTCTACG GCTGCGTGGACGAGAAGCGTGCGTGCGCGTCGTGGGCCGGCTCGGGTTTGTGCGAGCGTCGCAAGCGGTTCATGAAGAAGAAGTGCCCGCGCAGCTGCCAATTGTGCTTCG AGCCTCCGGAAGCCGCGGCCACGCCGACGCCGCCCCCCAACGTCCGGGTGAAGGTGGTCCCGCGGGGGAAGGTGGTGGGCTTCCGCTGCGGCACCAAGAACCCGCGATCGCCACCTAGAGTCAG CTGGTACAAAGACGGCGAGCGCATCGCGGCTTCTGTCCCGGGCCACATCGCGCTCAAAGGTCACGATCTCCGCATCGTGGCCAATGAGTTCAACGAGGGCGTGTACACCTGTCGCCTCCATCGCCACGGCGACGCCGCGGCCGCCGATTCCTGGCGCGTCCGACTCCGGACCCCGGACAACCGCGACAGCTGA
- the LOC133481778 gene encoding stress-associated endoplasmic reticulum protein 1 translates to MVAKQRIRMANEKHSKNITQRGNVAKSTRNLVDDKGVGPWLLALFLFVVCGSAIFQIIQSIRMGM, encoded by the exons ATGGTGGCCAAGCAGAGGATTAGGATGGCCAACGAGAAGCACAGCAAGAACATCACACAGAGGGGAAACGTGGCCAAGTCCAcg AGGAACCTGGTGGACGACAAAGGCGTCGGACCCTGGCTGCTCGCCCTCTTCCTCTTCGTCGTCTGTGGATCAG CTATCTTCCAGATCATCCAAAGCATCCGGATGGGCATGTAG